From Aegilops tauschii subsp. strangulata cultivar AL8/78 chromosome 5, Aet v6.0, whole genome shotgun sequence:
CGGATGAGACAATCGTGGCGATGTAAAAGGAAGAAGAGTTTGTCCAGATTAAGAATGCAAGATTAAAAAATGAGGAGACATGAGGAAGAAGATGATCAGGAAGCAAAGAAGTAAACATATAAGGTCTGACACGTAGTCAAAGTCTCAAAGAGGGTATGAGACAACAATGACGTATCTCTACAAGGACGACATGTATACTCGACCGTATTCTAACGTATTCATCGCATATATGAATTATTAGTCGTTTTTCACGATTTTCCAGTACACACAAGTGCACGAATTGCGGCGTGAACAAAAGCACCTGCTCGGCTGCGCAAGTGCGTGCCCCTACGAATTTCCGTTCTTTCTTTCCCACagagaaagaaagagaggcttcaaCATGTTTAGGGTTTCCCCACCTCCTGCCGACATCGTCCCCTATTTGACTCGTCTCTTGTGGCCGAGTCATGAAGGCACGGTGGGTCCCTGTCCTTGCCGGATAGAGGGGTCATGCTTCACTTTTAGGTGTTTTTTAGACTGTTTAGGTTTTGTGTCGGCAAGGCGGCGACAAATCCTTGAAGATAGAATAATGTTCTCCATGTCTGGTCCCCGTCGCTGGCGTGTGGATGTGTGTCCTTGGCGGATCTCACGACATTCAATCGGTGTTTGCCTTTGGTAGATCTGTGTGGATCCGGTCTTCCTTTGTCTATATTTgattggatccttccgatctgCACTTCTTTTCATCGGCGGCGACGGTTGATGTTTTAGTGCACTGATTCTTTGAGGTCTTAGCATGAAGACTTCCCAATTGCCTATTGCAACAGTGTTTGCCCAACTCCGGTGAGGGAAGGGCAATGATGGCGCCGCGCCATTGGCTCGCTCAAGTGCTTGTAATCGTCGCTAGATGGTCTACGGACATGGATACATTTTTTTTATTACTTTTCGTGTTTTTGTACCGTTATAATGTTTGACGAATAGAtcgaatttttttttaaaaaaaagtgTACGTGAACCAAAGCGTTCCTTGACCATGAGTTTATGGACAAATGTTGTCTTCCATAATAACAATAAAATATACAAACATGTGGCAATGTCCGCCCTTAAACTAAACTAGaagaacgcccgtgcgttgcaacggggccaCATTAACTTTAAGAGTTTAATATTAATATTCTCATACATATTAAGTGACATTGACGACCTTTTTAccatcaaatcctcacacacacacactctctccctccctcttcctcactctctcccccctccccctctttcTCTCTAACGCACACACATATCCATCTTATtgggtacgggaccataatccatCTATTTCGCATACACACGCTAGTGCATAACAATATGGATTGTGTGTATTATATTTGCCACCACAACTGAGGGAATTAATTTCATGTAAATCGGCCAGCCACAGCTCCAAGAACACGCGGAGGAGGTGGCCCGGGTCGGTGTCGGCGCCGTCCGGCGCGGGCCACGGGCCCGCTTCCAAGTGCGTCTGCGCGCCGGCCACCCATGCCGGGTCCTTCAAGTGCCGCTTCCACCGCACCAACTCCCAAGGCCACGGCCACGGCCAAGGCCAGGGAAGCCGCCCTTCTTCGCCCCCTTCACCGGCCGCGACACCCGGCCTCGCCGTCCTCGTCCTCCGGCACCGTCGCGACCCAGTGGCGCAGCCCAAGCATCGGCCTCGAGAATCAAGAACGCTCGACAACAAAGAGGGACGGGAAGATCATATACATGTCATAAGAAAGGGAGTTTATTTACTGCTCCCTCGATgtattgttttttttgtttggAGATTGATTACCATTCGTGAGTTAAGGTAAGGTTAATGTGATTGAGCGATTTTTCTGAAAATCAATTATTTGTTCTCTAATCAATGTGACTGAGTGATTTAAGGTAAGGCTAATTAATTTATATTTGATCTTTGGAGATTAGATTGTTCGTGATTGATTCTACATTACTAAATAACTTGCGCCAGCATAGAAAGTTCTGATTTGTTCATATTTCTTTCGTTGTGTGAAAGGGTAACGCGAAAATAAACCGATGAAGTGGGGGAGGGGACAAAAAAAATCTACGAAAAACCAGCGAAGATGGGAGGAGGTACCAAAAAAACATGGGAGATGGGACGAAAAAATATGAAAAcgagactaccaactgctccattaggagtagagaatCAAACACATCCGTCATTCAGCAATCGTAACAAAGTGGAGAGATATGTGGATTGTACAGAAGGCTAATAAACTTTTATAACTATTTACTACTACTCTGTATTAAAATATAAAACATTTTTAGTTTAAATTAAACTACAAAAGCATTATATATTttggtacggagggagtacttctttGCCGACAACTAAATATGTGTTTCCAACATAGGAATTTACTACACCGGTGCTTCATAGTCTCATAGAGTACCATTTCGTACTAAAATGTCATTAAAACACTTAGGCCAAACTATAAGAGGGAGAACTACTTTTCTTTAACTTCGTATGTAAGATTtatctgaagtcaaacttcacaaagtttgaccaactttatagaaaaaaatatcaacattcacaatacgAAATCAACATGACATGTCATGAATTTAACTTTTTATATTTTATAACTTTAGTATTTCAAATGTTGATATTTGTAAAGTTTGACTTTAGACAATTCTTATATGTAGAGTAAAAAGAACCTGAGGAAGTACTACACTCTTGGCACCTGCTTGACTAACCATCTTTAGGATCTTatgtaagggcatctccaatgtcGATCCTTAAACCACCGCAACTGTCCGGACGCGGTTTGCCATCCAACGTAGGCCTGTATCGGTTTGCCGAGCGGTTCGGACGTACTTTTTCCGGCAAACCCAAGACAAACGTGTGGGGGCCTTGCGGGAGTCCGGACAGCAGCCACGTAAGCCTCCGACCTCCGGTCCACCCAAAACCCTTCTCGGACCCCGCTCCTCCATCCTCCCAttttctctccttccttctttctcTCTTGCCTTTGCCGCCGCTCCACCACCCTGGCCGCCACGCCATATCCCTATCGCAACTCTACGTCTCCTTCACCTCCAGCGTTCCAGCCGGGCTCCGCCCCGCTTCTCCTCCGTCGCCGTTCAAcccctctcctccggccgcccggCCAGGTACCATTGGATACTGCTATACTAACCATGCCCGGCAAATGTTCGATGAATTGTTGGAGCTAAAAAAGTTGCTCCTTCTTCTCTCACGTAATGGAATCCGATTTGGAGTATATATATGAGCACTATGTTGAGTCGTCTGACGGCTCGTCTAACGAGGAGGACTACACGGATGAGACGGTGATGATGCATGTGGTCCTTGAAGACGCGGAGCATGCGAAGGAGTATGTTCTCAATTTCAAGGGATCGATCAAGGGTCATCGAGTGCTCAACTGCAACAAGGCGCATGGCCATTTGATACTAATGGATGACTACTTTGCCCCCGATACACTCTTCGATAAACATTTTCATCTGCGTTTTTGGATGCGCGAGACTGTCTTCGATCGTTTGTACAATGGCGTATGGTCCTATGATGACTACTTCATCTTGAAGAAGGATGTCGTGAGAACGATTGGGTTCTCTGGTTACCAGAAGTGCATGGCCGCACTCCGGATGCTTGCATATGGCATGGCCGCTGATTCATGGGACGAGTACCTACAGATGTCTGAGAGCACATGCAGAGATGCCATGGTCAGGTTTGCAGTTGCCGTCGTCGAGGTGTTTGGACCTCAGTACCTGAGAGAACCAACTATAGCAGACACCAAGAGGCTCTTGGCAATCTCAGAAGCAAGAGGGTGGCCAGGATTGCTTGGATCTcttgactgcatgcattggaaatggaagaactgcCCGAAGGCTTTACAAGGGCAATCAGAGCCATGTTAAGAAGCTCACCATCATTCTTGAAGCAGTTGTATCGCATGATCTTTGGATTTGGCACGCTTTCTTTGGCATGTCCGggtctcacaatgacatcaatgtgctACAACAATCACCATTGTTTGCGAGGCCGACTAAAGGGAAAGCTCCTTCTTGCCACTATACTGTCACTGGACATGAGTACAACATGAGCTACTATCTGGTTGACGTGGTTGACGGTATCTATCCTTCATGGGCTACCTTTGTCAACACCACCTCTAACCCAGTTGACCAAAAAAAGTCTCACTTTGCCCAAAGATAAGAAGCAACTAGAAAGGATGTCGAGAGGGCATTTGGAGTTTTGTAGGCCCGTTTTCCAGTTGTTCATGGATTTGCTAACCAATGGGATCTGAAGACCTTGTGCGAGGTTATGAcgtgtgtgatcatgcacaacatgatcatcgaggaTGAGGGTAAGGAAGTTGCCACGACCCTAGAATTTAAGAACATAGGTGATCCTATCAAACTTTCAGACCAGAATATGGCCACATTTGAAGAATTTATTCAAATGCATCAACAAATTTGGTATCAAGCAACTGAAGAAAAATCTGATTGAGCATCTATGGGCGATTAAAGGGGACAACAATGTTGcgatgtactccctcctttccgatttataaggctcaatttaaaaatctcaccaaccaagatagatggtgagtggtggaatactttttgtaatttgcaaaagcagccaattaatgctcttgttttcctaAAAAAAACTATGTCTACCAAtatattaattgcaatgcatgcataaagtacatgtattggtcaattttctcttaatacttgcatgcaatgatttaatgcaccttgaaatctAAACTTaggatggggaacaaccaaattgagccctataaaataaaaaaactaaGATCTTGaaataagccctataaaccggaaaggagggagtaatatttaaacttttttaaatttgaactactaCTGCGTGGGCTATCTGAACATCTGTACTCTATGTATGCGACTATTTAAACGTTTATACTCTATGTATGTGGCTATTTGAACGGCAACATTGAATAGATGCGGGAGAAAATTTGCGGGTCGGCATTGGAGATGCCTAATCCTCCAAAGGAGGAACACACGATTTGGAGATGCCACATTTCCCCGTAAAATCATTATGTGGACCTTGGATCGATTCTCAGCACATGAATCAAGGATTAAGTTATACGTACTGACAACTGGATCAGAATCCAAAGATTCACGTACTCCCATATGCATTGATTGAAGATCTAGTCTTCTCGATGGAAAACATAAAATAAAGAAGCAGGTCAGACCTCGTAAACAGCTGTAAAAGAGACTTGGATCACATGAGACCGGCCAAGTAACCTTTCTTTAGAACAGTTTAGAGGGGCTTTTGCTACAAGAATCGTTTGAAAAAGCAAAACAAATGTCCAAATGAAGTACAGATAGTGCACTAACAGTGGTCTCATACACTGTTTGTCAGAGCACGAAAATCATGGAGATGCAGGCTTGAATCTCATATTGCTCTTTGCTAGCAAATTTATCTTATCGGGTTTGGTTCTGTGAAAAGGGTTGCAACAGCCAAACAATTCTAGTGCTTGAAGACGATCAGAACAGCAGTGCAGTTATCCTTGCACCGCCTCTCACGGACAGCCTCCTTCACCAGGCGCCGCACCGCGAGTGTGGCTGAAGACGTCTCCTATTTAGCAAAGAGTCGTGTCAACAAAGGTTATGATGCCTCAGAGTTTGAATTTACATAAGAACTAGGCTAGTCATGTGTGTCCTATATAATAATACAAAGTAAAAGTCTGAATTATGATGTCTTCTCCCAAGAAATTATCCCTTCCAAAACCCCAATCATTAATACTGCGCTGGGCGCCTGCGCCCGCCCACTTGCCAACCTTCGGCTACATCATGAGATCATGGAGCTCTACCATATATACACAGGCAATCTCATCCATGTGAGAATGAGTAACACAAATTTTACTACAAAATAGGCTTACAATTTAATTTCGGCATCGTCCGATCAAAATCTAATCAGTTTTACCTCAGTAGAGATAACTAGCAGAAAATAGTGGGTACAAGAAACAAATGTATTTAGAGTTATAGAGATTAGTGTGAAGAAATAACACCTTCAATTGCTTCTGGACATATTCAACAGCGTCACTTGGCCCAAACACCTGGGTTCACATAGAAAGTTAAGACTTACCACAAATATGATTGAAGAAATCCAAGTGAAGCGAAAACTAATATAGCAAAGGAACAGGAAATAAACATACTCCCCATAAGCCATCACACCCAAGAATGATGAAATGGTCCTTCACTGTGAGTTCAAAAGAATGGACATCTGGTGTTGCAATCAACCCCACCTGCACGATAGTTGAttgatatatgttgatgctccATTTATAGACAGCATGCTTAACATAACTAGCTTTCAGCAAGCGTGCTTAAGGAGCTTGGATTAAACATGCAGGAacacatttttctttttcttttccaaTAGATGTGGTGATGAATAAAAAATATTGGGTATTTTGGCTAGACACAGCTTCATGTGCAAAAACAAGACAATCTATGTCTTCGCAAAACTTAGATAGAACCTTCAGCAAATGTTGCAAAATTATCTCTGTAATGTGGGTACCTCATACAAATGCAGTGTGTTTTGAGTCTTCAACAGATTTGGATGTGAGCAACATAATGTAAGAACTAGCGACTCACATAAATTAGAAATGTAAGTCCAAAGTTGTACCCAATGGATGTGAACTCTATACAACAGATCTGTGTTTTCATGGACACTCCCATGGGTACCTCCATTATTGCGCTGTCTTGCAAACGGATGGCCAAGTGAGAAAATAGAACTGATAGTTTGATACTAGGGTTTACTAGCATCCCAGAAACAAAAAACTTCACTACTTGATCTTTCTGCCAAAAAAAAAAAACTACTTGGTCTACAATAAACATAAAAGTGCGCATAACTGTAAGCATAATTATTTCTAAGCAAACAGATACATCTCTGTGGTCATTATCAGTGACCCTATGCTTCTGGAACTCACAAGGAGTTCCATTGAGTGATTGAATAACGTATACTAAGAAATGTCATCTATTTGGTAGATGGGCATGGGAATTGAGGGTCTAATTCCTACCATTTTAAGAAAAAGGAGGAGGAAAGTGGTATACTCCAACAGTATATATTTTCCATATACACAAATGGAACACCAGAATAAAAAATATCAGCAAATAAATTTGCATCAGTAAACCTTCTTAAAGTGACGATCTCCAAGAGCTCTAGATACTTCAATGCGCCCTTGTAGTCTTCCATTAGGACCAACAGAACCTCCAGCCTTTGTACAAGAACAAGGTTAAATTAACCGTGAGCCAAGACACATCAAAATGAACATTTAATATGCAATGGTAAGGTGCTCGTCAAATACGGCGTTCGGAGAGCAGTGGTAAAATTAGGAGCAAATGAGTCCACAGAAGAAAATCAATAGAGGAGCAAATGGACTACAGGAGAACAAATTTGTACTTCTTATCACAAATCAGCTAATTCCTATCGCTAACAATTGGTAGCAATTAGGGCAAGGCAACTAGGCATAGGTTGGATGCACAACCGAAATGCTAATATTGTAATGCTTGAGAAAGTCATGTGAACAAACTAGAATAATATCAGGCTTCAATTTGGTATAATTGCCATAATCAGATCTGATTTGACAACTTATGGTgccaaaaaaaaaaaagagagaacaTCCTTGCATTGGCAACTATAGATCAAGCAGGGAGCTGTTTCATTTGGAACATACAAAACGAAGCAAAACATAATTTATGAGGGAGAACTGAATTAATGTTGGAACCATAAAGCTATTCACCTTCTGGATTCTCGAGCGTTCTTGTGGAAAGATGGCTTTGTGTTCTCTTGTCAAAACAATAGCTTTCAGTGGACTTTTGGTGTCAGCCACCGCACCTTCACCATCAGTTGAAGTAGAACGAGCTAATACTGCTTTAGCATCCCCAGCATTCGCAACTACAACCTGGAACATGTCAACAAAGAACCGCTTATGCAAAATAGATTGCAATGAttaaatagtactccctccattccagaATATAAGGTGTATCAATCTTCGTGCAAGTCAAACTTGTGTATGTTTGACCAAGATTATAGAATAAAATATCGACATTCAcaataaaaataaaatatgaaaataCTTTTCGTGATGGATACAATGATACAAATTTGGTACTGTAGATATTGGTACTTTTTTCTCAAAACTTGGTCAAACATGCAcatgttttgacttttgaaaaacctagtacaccttatattttggaacggagggagtgtaAAATTAAGGATTGAGATTTcacacgtaaaaatttgcaaaatGAACAAATTATGCATCTCAAATCAAGCACGAGCATTCCGTACCAAAAAGATAACACCACATAATTAGAATTTGTTGCGCATGAGAAGAGAAACCAAAGAGTTAATTATGTTGTTGGTAGATTAGTCACGGTCGATTATGCCAGAGTTATGCTGGCTTGAAGGTAGGCATGTGATACAAAAATAATTAATCATGGGGACACTGATGAAACAGTATCTCCAACTAGGTGAATGAAAGTATATATTTAATAAAGGAACAAATAATCTCATAGACCCTGATTCCATACAAACTCCAAACTGGATAACCAAAACGAATTCCAGAGTATGACGGTGCAAAAAAGGTTGTGCATAATGAAGAAAATCCCTGGTACTATAAACTTACCGTCTGTCCCAAGACCCAAACACATACAGCTGTTGCGCCATCTTGCCAGTTTCCTATAGACAAGACACGTGAATACTATTAATATCATGAGAGAAGCAACCGATAAGAAAGAAATAAACTTAAATAATAGAGTTTTTCGACACTGCCATCTTTCTAGGCCCTGCGTACTTGGTACAACAAAATGTTTACTATTGTCAATCTGCCATCATAACTAAGAGGTTATCCTAGTCACCGTAAGAACTGAGGCTCACCCTACGTCATTGTGTTGATTTACCTATCTTTAGCTCAAAGCACCAGCCAAGGTTCAGAAAAAGTGCTAGCTCTTACGCGGGGTGATGGGTGACCATCTAGACGCACATAGGCACTGCCTAAAAAACCACCAATTGCGAGGGAGAAGAAAGAGATATAGGTAAAAGGAAGAAAGATAATGGTGGAGATTGGCTGCAAAGCTGGCCCAGCTCAACTGGTCCGCTAGTGGAATACTATAGAAGTTTATGGCATCCCTTCCTTGCCTAGatgaaagtgcaatcatgcccttacatcatgttttgatattgatgacaatatacatgTAGGGGACTAACTATGTTTGTCAAGTAAATCTCAGGTGTCAGTCCCTGGTTAATCAAAGTGTGTGGACCAAGAGCATACGAAGTGATTTTACCCAAGGATGAAGTATCAAAATTGATTACATATTTGTTTTCTTGAGTataggatcccgcactattaagaggggatcgatAGGGTTAGTTAAAGACTTGCTCTTGCCACAAACCTCCTTCCCAAAAATGTTTTAGTTCCTTCTTTATACTCTCTGGCATGTTCTGTCTCTGAcctgccggatgtccgggcttcaccccggatgtccgggcctcacGCCGGATATCCGGCCTGCTCACCGGATATCCGGACctagctatccagagagcactTTGTGCTGGTGTTCTTTGCTGGATGTCCGGCCCTCtatgccggatgtccgggctctcCTTGCACCCCAGATTTCCGGGCTTACTTGCCGGACGTCCGGCTTGTGCTATCCAGAGGGCGTTTTAATTTGGTGAACTTGCCGGATGTCCGGCCatgtgccggatgtccggggtttCCTGATATAGCCCTTCTCCTGCACGGGAGAgggttgaccattcactttgaacaaaccctagaacacatttcactctctctctctctctcactcttccacaccaaatcttagatccccaagggatttgagagcatttgagagaagttgtccgaccaagtgatagatccactccttctccttctttgcaccaaaggaattcgcgatttgagcaagtcttgaacttttccccatcgttcttgttactcttgggggttggagactcctaggcggtaggagtctttcggagaggaatcgatcattgtgattacccccggaaaagtttgtgagggtttggagaccaccccaaggtctaccactagtggttgagaaacgccttcatggtgttgtctcaaagggagaatagggtgagccttcatggcgttggtgtgccttcgtggtaacatccacctctctaacggtgacgtagcttccctccaaggaagtgaacatcggcatacatcctcgtctcccggagttgcggttatccctaaccctaactctctacttgtggttacttgtctcttagcacttacttatatcatattgtgcttgcttactcacctagttgtgttacttgtttatcttgcttagctcCTAGCATTatacttgcaattgttaggctcactttcatattccgcattattgcctaaaattgctaagtaacaattaaaatttgtaattgtacctattcaacccccccccccccctctaggtccatctcgatcctttcactaGACACACACGAAGCACCAGCCATCAGCTTCAGTTTTTTACCACAAGGAGGTGGCTTATGAGCCAAGGAAAGATCTACTGTACGTAGGATACCCTCTACATCATTTTATAAGTTAGTCTAACAAGTAATTAGTATATCAGTACACTAGCCCTGCTAGATAATGTCCCAATAAGGGACATAGGTCTAACCAGCCATTCAGAAAAAGAGTGCCTGGGCAAACTGGCGTCACAAACACTGGAAATTGCAGAGGAACAAATGATGAAAATTGAGACCATAATTTCTTACCTTTAGCACTTTCTTGCAATAGTGATTCATCAGCTTTACGGAAACCTACAAACAATTAGCATTAGGTCAAGATAAATCAGTGGTATAAAAATAACAAACAAACTTAAAACGGAAGAACATTGAATGAGCAATAAGAAGAACCAAAGAGCAAAAAGGCACCATAGAAGCACAGAAGAAAAATAATATGTTGTACTGGCAAAATGCTAGTGTAAAGTGGAACTAAAATCATGCCGACTCAAAAGCTGAAAATCCCATACAAGATGGCAATCC
This genomic window contains:
- the LOC109787296 gene encoding probable protein phosphatase 2C 67, encoding MTHQKREASSSNEDWASKRPKGAATSTEKDCQVETASSQETNGEKRDTSQKGSNLPLDPCISDEKSTTISEVPSQQEMILTSVEADAAEDKGCRHTMEDAWVVLPDASMGSPGNLRSAHFAIYDGHGGRLAAEYAQKHLHPHVIAAGLPRELMNVKVAKKAIIEGFRKADESLLQESAKGNWQDGATAVCVWVLGQTVVVANAGDAKAVLARSTSTDGEGAVADTKSPLKAIVLTREHKAIFPQERSRIQKAGGSVGPNGRLQGRIEVSRALGDRHFKKVGLIATPDVHSFELTVKDHFIILGCDGLWGVFGPSDAVEYVQKQLKETSSATLAVRRLVKEAVRERRCKDNCTAVLIVFKH
- the LOC109787249 gene encoding uncharacterized protein; the encoded protein is MESDLEYIYEHYVESSDGSSNEEDYTDETVMMHVVLEDAEHAKEYVLNFKGSIKGHRVLNCNKAHGHLILMDDYFAPDTLFDKHFHLRFWMRETVFDRLYNGVWSYDDYFILKKDVVRTIGFSGYQKCMAALRMLAYGMAADSWDEYLQMSESTCRDAMVRFAVAVVEVFGPQYLREPTIADTKRLLAISEARGWPGLLGSLDCMHWKWKNCPKALQGQSEPC